A genomic segment from Candidatus Binatia bacterium encodes:
- a CDS encoding ABC transporter ATP-binding protein: MPGEAGTNGALIRLRNVSKRYRREQNVLDVLAGIDLDVKSGEFLALMGPSGSGKSTLLNLIGGIDRPSEGEVIVAGESLTALSSNQLAAWRARNVGFIFQLYNLIPVLTAQQNVELPLLLTRLSAKERRERVALALRLVGLEDRARHYPRQLSGGEEQRVAIARAIVADPTLLVADEPTGDLDARNAGEILTLLQRLNTEMGKTIVMVTHDPHAAERAHVTRHLEKGVLQA, from the coding sequence ATGCCTGGTGAGGCCGGAACCAACGGAGCGCTGATCCGGCTCCGCAACGTGAGCAAGCGCTACCGGCGCGAGCAGAACGTGCTGGACGTGCTGGCCGGGATCGATCTGGACGTGAAGTCCGGAGAGTTCCTCGCCCTGATGGGGCCGAGCGGCTCCGGAAAATCGACGCTCCTGAACCTGATCGGCGGCATCGACCGCCCGAGCGAGGGAGAAGTGATCGTGGCGGGGGAATCGCTCACGGCGCTCTCCTCGAACCAGCTCGCCGCGTGGCGCGCCCGGAACGTCGGGTTCATCTTCCAGCTCTACAACCTGATTCCCGTGCTCACGGCGCAGCAGAACGTGGAGCTGCCGCTCCTCCTGACCCGGCTCTCCGCGAAGGAGCGCCGCGAGCGGGTCGCGCTGGCGCTGCGGCTGGTGGGACTGGAGGATCGCGCGCGGCACTACCCGCGGCAGCTCTCCGGCGGGGAGGAGCAGCGCGTCGCCATCGCGCGCGCGATCGTGGCCGACCCGACGCTCCTGGTGGCGGACGAGCCGACCGGGGACCTCGACGCGCGGAACGCGGGCGAGATCTTGACGCTCCTCCAGCGCCTCAACACGGAGATGGGGAAGACGATCGTGATGGTGACGCACGATCCGCACGCCGCCGAGCGCGCGCACGTCACCCGGCATCTCGAGAAGGGAGTGCTCCAGGCGTGA
- a CDS encoding ABC transporter permease, with the protein MKFLRYVLAHLARSKRRTFLTVSSIALALFLFCTLRTVMTSFDAAIRVSDDTRLVVRHAASLVFPLPLAYRDRLAQVPGVQTVSFSNWFGGYYQDPKNQNAQFAVDTEHFFDIYPEVELSPDQRQAFLSERRACIAGRDIVKKFGWKLGQTIPLTGTIYPGEWPLILRGIYTGRTEDIDENTIFFHWDYLNESMPDVRKNQVGIYWLRLRSASEAARVSDAVDAMFENSPQPTKTETEKSFQAGFISMMGNVSMLLTILGSAIVFAIVLVTINTMLMAARERTTEIAVLKTLGFPDGLILRLIAAEALILSVAGGVIGCGAAYLIFWRSDFTANGFFPNFRVLPETVGWGMVLAVGMGLLSGLVPALQAARLQIAGALRKVA; encoded by the coding sequence GTGAAGTTCCTGCGCTACGTTCTGGCCCACCTCGCGCGGTCCAAGCGGCGCACCTTCCTCACGGTCTCCTCGATCGCGCTCGCGCTCTTCCTCTTCTGCACGCTGCGCACGGTGATGACGTCGTTCGATGCGGCGATCCGGGTGTCCGACGACACCCGCCTCGTGGTCCGGCATGCCGCCTCGCTCGTCTTTCCGCTCCCGCTCGCCTACCGCGACCGTCTGGCGCAGGTCCCGGGCGTGCAGACCGTGAGCTTTAGCAACTGGTTCGGCGGCTACTACCAGGACCCCAAGAACCAGAACGCCCAGTTCGCGGTGGATACCGAGCACTTCTTCGACATCTACCCCGAGGTGGAGCTCTCGCCCGACCAGCGCCAGGCGTTCCTGAGCGAGCGAAGGGCCTGCATCGCCGGGCGGGACATCGTGAAGAAGTTCGGGTGGAAGCTGGGGCAGACGATTCCGCTCACCGGCACGATCTATCCCGGGGAATGGCCCCTGATCCTGCGCGGGATCTATACCGGAAGGACCGAGGACATCGACGAGAACACGATCTTCTTCCACTGGGACTACCTGAACGAATCGATGCCCGACGTCCGCAAGAACCAGGTCGGGATCTACTGGCTCCGCCTGCGCTCCGCTTCGGAGGCGGCCCGCGTGAGCGATGCGGTGGACGCGATGTTCGAGAACAGCCCGCAACCCACGAAGACCGAGACGGAGAAATCGTTCCAGGCCGGGTTCATCTCCATGATGGGGAACGTCAGCATGCTGCTCACCATCCTCGGCTCCGCCATCGTGTTCGCGATCGTGCTGGTCACGATCAACACGATGCTGATGGCCGCGCGCGAGCGGACCACGGAGATCGCGGTGCTGAAGACGCTGGGATTCCCGGACGGGCTGATCCTCCGGTTGATCGCCGCCGAGGCGCTGATCCTGTCCGTCGCGGGCGGCGTGATCGGGTGCGGCGCGGCCTACCTGATCTTCTGGCGCTCCGACTTCACGGCGAACGGCTTCTTCCCGAACTTCCGCGTGCTGCCGGAGACGGTGGGCTGGGGCATGGTGCTGGCCGTCGGGATGGGTCTGCTGAGCGGACTGGTTCCCGCGCTCCAGGCGGCGCGGCTGCAGATCGCGGGCGCGCTCCGGAAGGTGGCCTGA
- the hemC gene encoding hydroxymethylbilane synthase, giving the protein MSHTIKIGVRGNRLGMSIGKQTAEELRPHLGGATIQFVPIADPGRRTTSPWPGGALEHALTQGEVEMVIQNAKDASPATSGVAIAAVTTRFTPFDVLIAPDDAILDDLAEGAALSAHTALRRAQLLNYRNDFRIVDFAGSLEERIKMLERGDVDGLVVSASAVEHLKLQDRVTEIFTTAVLIPAPGQGSAVIQVRSSDKDLVKAAKHLNDPDAHAEFDAERAFLKALGADARAPVGALAQNDGTSIQLEGVVAERDGARLFRDTETGEPKEAAEIGERLARRLLAEGGRSALAAAESN; this is encoded by the coding sequence ATGAGCCACACCATCAAAATCGGCGTTCGCGGCAACCGCCTCGGGATGTCGATCGGCAAGCAGACCGCCGAGGAGCTGCGCCCGCATCTGGGCGGAGCGACGATCCAGTTCGTCCCGATCGCCGATCCCGGCCGGCGCACCACGTCGCCCTGGCCCGGCGGCGCCCTGGAGCACGCGCTCACGCAGGGCGAGGTGGAGATGGTGATCCAGAACGCCAAGGACGCCTCGCCGGCGACCTCGGGCGTCGCGATCGCCGCCGTCACCACGCGCTTCACGCCCTTCGACGTGCTCATCGCGCCCGACGACGCCATCCTCGACGACCTGGCCGAAGGGGCGGCGCTATCGGCGCACACCGCGCTCCGCCGCGCGCAGCTCCTCAACTACCGGAACGATTTCCGGATCGTGGACTTCGCGGGGAGCCTGGAGGAGCGGATCAAGATGCTCGAGCGCGGCGACGTGGACGGCCTCGTGGTCTCCGCTTCGGCGGTGGAGCATCTCAAGCTCCAGGACCGCGTCACCGAGATCTTCACCACAGCGGTGCTCATCCCGGCGCCGGGCCAGGGCTCGGCCGTGATCCAGGTCCGCTCGAGCGACAAGGACCTCGTCAAGGCCGCCAAGCACCTGAACGATCCCGACGCGCACGCCGAGTTCGACGCCGAGCGCGCTTTTCTCAAGGCGCTGGGCGCCGACGCGCGCGCCCCGGTCGGCGCGCTGGCGCAGAACGACGGCACGTCGATCCAGCTGGAGGGCGTGGTCGCTGAGCGCGACGGAGCCCGCCTGTTCCGCGACACGGAAACGGGCGAGCCGAAGGAAGCGGCGGAGATCGGCGAGCGGCTCGCGCGCCGGCTCCTGGCCGAGGGTGGCCGCAGCGCGCTGGCCGCCGCCGAGAGCAACTGA
- a CDS encoding methionine synthase: MMPRGLWTTTVGSFPKPPQLERARQQHARGELSADRLFAMEREETAKVIRQQEEAGLDILVDGELYRGDMTTYFAERMPGFAISNPVRSYGNRYYRKPIAVGPIRRDQEMTVSWWTYAQSLTRKPIKGMLTGPYTMMDWSFNEHYPSREAMAMDLAVAVNEEALALQEAGARFIQIDEPAVSVRPEELTLAVKALGRAVQGLTAKTITHICYGDFDVIYPALLDLPVDMIDLEMANSRYDLLERFRAHPFTKEIGYGVLDVHSHRVETKEEVKEGIRRGLEVLRPEQMYVDPDCGLKTRTVEEAFAKLRVMVDAVREVRAELGIEAEQGVTA; the protein is encoded by the coding sequence ATGATGCCGCGCGGACTCTGGACCACCACCGTCGGAAGCTTCCCCAAGCCGCCGCAGCTGGAGCGCGCGCGCCAGCAGCACGCGCGCGGCGAGCTGTCGGCCGACCGGCTCTTCGCCATGGAGCGGGAGGAGACGGCGAAGGTGATCCGGCAGCAGGAAGAGGCGGGGCTGGACATCCTGGTGGACGGCGAGCTCTACCGCGGCGACATGACCACCTACTTCGCCGAGCGGATGCCCGGCTTCGCCATCTCGAACCCGGTGCGCTCCTACGGCAACCGCTACTACCGGAAGCCGATCGCGGTCGGGCCGATCCGCCGCGACCAGGAGATGACGGTCTCGTGGTGGACATACGCGCAGTCGCTGACGCGGAAACCGATCAAGGGGATGCTCACCGGCCCCTACACGATGATGGACTGGTCGTTCAACGAGCACTACCCCTCGCGCGAGGCGATGGCGATGGACCTGGCCGTGGCCGTGAACGAGGAGGCGCTCGCGCTGCAGGAGGCGGGTGCCCGGTTCATCCAGATCGACGAGCCGGCGGTCTCCGTGCGTCCCGAGGAGCTGACCCTCGCCGTGAAGGCGCTGGGGCGCGCCGTCCAGGGGCTCACCGCCAAGACGATCACCCACATCTGCTACGGCGACTTCGACGTGATCTACCCCGCGCTGCTCGACCTTCCGGTCGACATGATCGACCTCGAGATGGCGAACAGCCGCTACGACCTCCTGGAGCGCTTCCGCGCGCACCCGTTCACGAAGGAGATCGGCTACGGCGTGCTCGACGTCCACAGCCACCGTGTCGAGACGAAAGAGGAAGTGAAGGAAGGGATCCGCCGCGGCCTCGAGGTGCTCCGCCCCGAGCAGATGTACGTGGATCCCGACTGCGGGCTGAAGACCCGCACCGTCGAGGAGGCGTTCGCGAAGCTGCGCGTCATGGTGGACGCCGTGCGCGAGGTGCGGGCCGAGCTGGGGATCGAGGCGGAGCAAGGCGTCACGGCGTGA
- a CDS encoding efflux RND transporter periplasmic adaptor subunit: MAPAESVGGAPGAAAPEVLTANGYVVARRRASVSTEVAGRLEALYVAEGSRVREGQMLGVLRNDEQRAAVRSAQAELATARAARSEAEASAYEAGLARKRLQALLAKGLVSQSDYDEADARAKVADARVESAAASVANARARLSAAQVDLARTFIRAPFSGAVLRKEAEVGEIVSPIPSSGGLTRGAIVTMADLTTLEVDVDVNEGYVARTHEGMRAEIALDAYPGDRYPGRVRQIVPTADRQKATVLVKVTFDSLDARVLPEMGAKVTFLGDATPAAGGTRVPSAAVTIPKGAVADRGGRAVVFVAEKGRASLRTVGPRPYGEDRVVVSGGLAPGELVVLDPPGKLADGARIKPAGGSKNPDWGTHAW; this comes from the coding sequence GTGGCTCCCGCCGAGTCGGTCGGCGGCGCGCCCGGCGCCGCGGCCCCCGAAGTCCTCACCGCCAACGGCTACGTCGTCGCCCGCCGCCGCGCTTCCGTTTCCACCGAGGTGGCGGGGCGGCTCGAGGCGCTCTACGTCGCCGAGGGGAGCCGCGTCCGGGAGGGGCAGATGCTGGGCGTGCTCCGGAACGACGAGCAGCGCGCCGCCGTCCGAAGCGCCCAGGCGGAGCTGGCGACGGCGCGGGCGGCGCGGTCGGAGGCGGAGGCGAGCGCCTACGAGGCGGGTTTGGCGCGCAAGCGCCTCCAGGCCCTTCTGGCGAAGGGCCTGGTGAGTCAATCCGATTACGACGAGGCCGACGCGCGCGCCAAGGTGGCGGACGCGCGGGTGGAGAGCGCGGCCGCGTCGGTGGCGAACGCGCGGGCCCGGCTCTCGGCGGCGCAGGTGGACCTCGCGCGCACCTTCATCCGGGCGCCCTTCTCCGGCGCGGTGCTCCGGAAGGAGGCCGAGGTCGGGGAGATCGTGAGCCCGATCCCCTCCAGCGGAGGCCTCACGCGCGGCGCGATCGTGACGATGGCCGACCTCACCACGCTGGAAGTGGACGTGGACGTGAACGAGGGCTACGTGGCGCGCACGCACGAGGGGATGCGCGCCGAGATCGCGCTGGACGCCTATCCCGGGGACCGCTACCCGGGGCGGGTGCGGCAGATCGTGCCCACCGCCGACCGGCAGAAAGCGACCGTGCTCGTGAAGGTGACGTTCGACTCCCTGGATGCCCGCGTGCTCCCCGAGATGGGCGCCAAGGTGACGTTCCTCGGGGACGCGACGCCGGCAGCCGGCGGAACGCGCGTCCCCTCGGCTGCGGTGACGATCCCCAAGGGCGCCGTCGCCGACCGGGGCGGCCGCGCCGTCGTCTTCGTGGCCGAGAAGGGGCGCGCGTCGCTTCGCACCGTGGGACCGCGCCCCTACGGCGAGGATCGCGTGGTCGTGTCGGGCGGGCTCGCGCCGGGCGAGCTGGTCGTGCTGGATCCGCCGGGGAAGCTGGCGGACGGCGCCCGCATCAAGCCGGCGGGCGGATCGAAGAACCCGGATTGGGGGACCCATGCCTGGTGA
- a CDS encoding ABC transporter permease: protein MARIPFVYNVRNLGQRRVSTALTALGIALVAWVFIFTLALAGGFEAALRTTGSPDNAIIVRSGSTAELTSIISREVAAAVQSQPEIARAPDGLPLSTAELLVIWNLPRKSGTTTNVVVRGIGRKSAALRPGVRLAAGRMFRPGLDEIVVGKMVSERFQHATVGDKLKLSGREWNVVGVFDAGGTAYDSEIWGDVELFMPVFDRPVYQNVILRLDDPSHFAALKKRLEADPRMSVTVHREDQFYAGQSGQLATLLRTLGTFVTLIMALGAVFGALNTMYASVGARTKEIGTLRAIGFSRGAVLLSVLIESTLLALLGGLIGCLLALPVRAFTTSTMSFATFSELAFRFDVTPMMLGAGIAFSAAMGLVGGFFPARKAASMEVVDALRQA from the coding sequence ATGGCGCGGATCCCGTTCGTCTACAACGTGCGCAATCTGGGACAGCGGCGGGTGAGCACCGCGCTCACCGCGCTGGGGATCGCGCTCGTCGCGTGGGTCTTCATCTTCACCCTCGCCCTCGCGGGCGGATTCGAGGCGGCGCTTCGCACGACCGGCTCGCCGGACAACGCGATCATCGTGCGATCGGGCTCGACCGCGGAGCTGACGAGCATCATCAGCCGCGAGGTCGCGGCCGCCGTCCAGAGCCAGCCCGAGATCGCCCGCGCCCCCGACGGGCTGCCCCTCTCGACGGCCGAGCTGCTCGTGATCTGGAACCTCCCGCGCAAGTCGGGCACGACCACGAACGTCGTCGTCCGCGGCATCGGCCGCAAGTCGGCGGCGCTCCGCCCCGGCGTGCGCCTGGCGGCCGGCCGCATGTTCCGCCCCGGCCTCGACGAGATCGTCGTCGGGAAGATGGTTTCCGAGCGCTTCCAGCACGCCACCGTGGGGGACAAGCTCAAGCTCTCGGGACGGGAGTGGAACGTGGTCGGCGTGTTCGACGCCGGCGGCACGGCGTACGACTCGGAGATCTGGGGCGACGTCGAGCTGTTCATGCCGGTCTTCGACCGCCCGGTCTACCAGAACGTGATCCTTCGCCTGGACGACCCCTCGCATTTCGCCGCGCTCAAGAAGCGGCTCGAGGCCGACCCCCGGATGAGCGTGACCGTGCACCGCGAGGACCAGTTCTACGCCGGCCAGTCGGGGCAGCTCGCCACGCTGCTCCGCACGCTGGGCACCTTCGTCACGCTGATCATGGCGCTCGGCGCCGTGTTCGGCGCGCTGAACACGATGTACGCCTCGGTCGGCGCGCGCACCAAGGAGATCGGCACGCTGCGCGCCATCGGGTTCAGCCGCGGCGCGGTGCTCCTTTCGGTGCTGATCGAGTCGACGCTGCTGGCTCTTTTGGGCGGCCTGATCGGCTGCCTCCTGGCCCTGCCCGTGCGCGCCTTCACGACGAGCACCATGAGCTTCGCCACCTTCAGCGAGCTGGCCTTCCGCTTCGACGTGACGCCGATGATGCTGGGCGCCGGGATCGCGTTCTCCGCGGCGATGGGCCTGGTGGGCGGATTCTTCCCGGCGCGGAAGGCGGCGTCGATGGAGGTCGTGGACGCGTTGCGGCAGGCCTAG
- a CDS encoding MFS transporter: protein MRALDGPLGSFRRLDDWKRTLFALWTAQFFTMLGMSMFLPFLPLYLRQLGVTEPGKLEFTSGLLFAAPFFAATVATPVWGVLGDKHGRKLMVVRASLGLALATLLMGFARTVPQLFVLRVAQGAVSGFIAAALALMASKAPRERMGYALGTLQTAIPTGTILGPLIGGALADAIGYRQIFFVTAAMNLAAGIAVILLVPRDLPEPREAGFGQVFENYKTVFGTPQFRLLFFVLFGSQFALMAIQPVMALYVEYLGASGRLLATTTGAIFAITGVASAIGAPRWGRRGDRKGYRAVLGRALVGAALFALPQALVARAWQLFLLRIGYGAFVGGIVPSVQAMIGIRAPAERRAGIMGVTSTALMMGNLTGPLVGGAVAGSFGLRSVFVLATVVLVALLAAFYPRMAEPARPETTRPEPRARAVTV from the coding sequence ATCCGCGCGCTCGACGGGCCTCTCGGGAGCTTCCGAAGGCTCGACGACTGGAAGCGCACCCTCTTCGCGCTCTGGACGGCGCAGTTCTTCACCATGCTCGGCATGAGCATGTTCCTGCCGTTCCTCCCGCTCTACCTGCGCCAGCTGGGCGTGACCGAGCCGGGGAAGCTGGAATTCACGAGCGGGCTCTTGTTCGCGGCCCCCTTCTTCGCCGCGACGGTCGCCACACCGGTGTGGGGCGTGCTGGGCGACAAGCACGGCAGGAAGCTGATGGTGGTGCGCGCCAGCCTCGGGCTCGCGCTCGCGACCTTGCTGATGGGTTTCGCGCGGACCGTGCCGCAGCTCTTCGTGCTGCGGGTGGCGCAGGGCGCGGTGTCCGGCTTCATCGCGGCCGCGCTCGCGCTGATGGCGTCCAAGGCGCCGCGCGAGCGGATGGGGTATGCCCTCGGCACCCTCCAGACCGCGATTCCCACCGGCACGATCCTCGGCCCCTTGATCGGGGGCGCCCTGGCCGACGCGATCGGCTACCGGCAGATCTTCTTCGTGACGGCGGCGATGAACCTGGCGGCGGGGATCGCGGTGATCCTCCTCGTGCCGCGGGACCTTCCCGAGCCGCGCGAGGCGGGCTTCGGCCAGGTGTTCGAGAACTACAAGACGGTGTTCGGGACGCCGCAGTTCCGGCTCCTCTTCTTCGTCCTCTTCGGAAGCCAGTTCGCGCTGATGGCGATCCAGCCGGTGATGGCGCTCTACGTGGAGTACCTGGGCGCGAGCGGACGCCTCCTTGCCACGACGACGGGGGCGATCTTCGCGATCACGGGGGTGGCGAGCGCGATCGGAGCGCCGCGGTGGGGGCGGCGCGGGGACCGAAAGGGGTATCGGGCCGTGCTCGGCCGCGCCCTCGTCGGAGCCGCCCTGTTCGCGCTGCCGCAGGCGCTGGTGGCGCGCGCGTGGCAGCTCTTCCTGCTCCGGATCGGCTACGGGGCGTTCGTCGGCGGCATCGTCCCCTCGGTGCAGGCGATGATCGGGATCCGCGCGCCCGCCGAGCGCCGCGCGGGCATCATGGGGGTCACGTCGACCGCGCTCATGATGGGGAATCTGACCGGTCCGTTGGTGGGCGGCGCCGTGGCGGGGAGCTTCGGGCTGCGATCGGTCTTCGTGCTCGCCACGGTCGTCCTCGTCGCGCTGCTCGCGGCGTTCTATCCGCGCATGGCGGAGCCGGCCCGGCCGGAGACCACGCGGCCCGAGCCCAGGGCCCGGGCCGTCACGGTCTGA
- a CDS encoding HAMP domain-containing sensor histidine kinase, producing MARASEAPRDFRPSYKVYLFLAMVVLSMALVAHSHFVIRRLNEQARSLSAVLARFIAVSTLGAAEQPTLRPIFLEVIRDINFPMVLTDTHGVPRAWKGIGVDPVAVPDSVLAAAGTTGVIPPVVKRIQETAARLDRVNRPIPVVRLGHPGILGYVHYGEPSLAAQLRWIPYIEFGGIVLLLVFGFAGYRGLKAGEQRSLWAALAKETAHQLGTPLSSLMGWTSVLREASQEGKTDPARMESIADEMDKDLDRLHRVANRFSQVGATPALAEGDLTRAVAETVDYVRSRLPTLGRSVTITERYDPIPPVAFHRELFTWVVENLMKNALDAADKPDATIEVSLLWRREERLVELRVRDNGRGMTVAERRQALEAGFTTKRRGWGLGLALASRVVREYHRGRISIVESAPGRGTTVAVALPVSLHRQAPHA from the coding sequence TTGGCGCGCGCGAGCGAAGCCCCGCGGGATTTCAGACCCTCCTACAAGGTCTATCTCTTCCTGGCCATGGTCGTGCTCAGCATGGCCCTGGTCGCCCACTCCCATTTCGTCATCCGCCGCCTGAACGAGCAGGCGCGGAGCCTGAGCGCGGTGCTCGCGCGCTTCATCGCGGTCTCCACGCTCGGCGCCGCCGAGCAGCCGACGCTGCGGCCGATCTTCCTCGAGGTGATCCGGGACATCAATTTCCCGATGGTGCTGACCGACACGCACGGCGTGCCGCGCGCGTGGAAGGGAATCGGCGTCGACCCGGTGGCGGTTCCCGATTCGGTGCTCGCGGCCGCCGGCACGACCGGCGTGATCCCTCCGGTCGTGAAGCGGATCCAGGAGACGGCCGCGCGCCTCGACCGTGTGAACCGGCCGATCCCGGTGGTGCGGCTGGGGCACCCCGGCATCCTGGGCTACGTCCATTACGGCGAGCCCTCCCTGGCGGCGCAGCTTCGATGGATTCCGTACATCGAGTTCGGCGGCATCGTGCTCCTCCTGGTCTTCGGCTTCGCCGGATACCGCGGGCTCAAGGCCGGCGAGCAGCGCTCGCTCTGGGCCGCGCTCGCCAAGGAGACCGCCCATCAGCTCGGCACGCCGCTCTCCTCGCTGATGGGCTGGACCTCCGTCCTGCGCGAGGCGAGCCAGGAGGGGAAGACCGATCCCGCGCGCATGGAGTCGATCGCCGACGAGATGGACAAGGACCTGGACCGGCTGCACCGGGTCGCGAACCGCTTCTCGCAGGTGGGCGCGACGCCCGCGCTGGCGGAAGGGGATCTGACGCGCGCCGTGGCGGAGACCGTGGACTACGTCCGGAGCCGGCTTCCGACGCTGGGCCGGTCGGTCACGATCACCGAGCGCTACGATCCGATCCCGCCCGTCGCCTTCCATCGCGAGCTCTTCACGTGGGTCGTGGAGAATCTCATGAAGAACGCGCTCGACGCGGCGGACAAGCCGGACGCGACGATCGAGGTGTCGCTCCTCTGGCGGCGCGAAGAGCGGCTGGTGGAGCTGCGGGTCCGCGACAACGGCCGCGGCATGACCGTGGCCGAGCGGCGGCAGGCCCTGGAGGCGGGCTTCACGACGAAGCGGCGCGGCTGGGGATTGGGCCTCGCGCTTGCGAGCCGGGTGGTGCGCGAGTACCATCGGGGACGGATCTCCATCGTGGAGAGCGCGCCCGGCCGGGGAACCACCGTCGCCGTGGCGCTCCCGGTTTCCCTCCATCGGCAAGCCCCCCACGCATGA
- a CDS encoding VOC family protein has protein sequence MTRETSNVPTKTDALRESPAFCGFSVNDLRQAKDFYGGTLGLDVREENGMLHLRLSTGANVLLYPKPNHQPATFTVLNFPVQNVDRVVDELTALGVRFQHYGGEIQTDAKGIHRGKGPVIAWFQDPAGNILSVLEKK, from the coding sequence ATGACACGCGAAACCTCGAATGTGCCCACGAAGACGGACGCGCTGCGTGAGAGCCCGGCCTTTTGCGGCTTCTCGGTGAACGACCTTCGCCAGGCGAAGGACTTCTATGGTGGGACCCTCGGGCTGGACGTTCGGGAAGAGAACGGAATGCTCCATCTCCGCCTCTCGACCGGCGCGAACGTGCTCCTCTACCCCAAGCCGAACCATCAGCCGGCGACCTTCACCGTCCTGAACTTCCCGGTCCAGAACGTCGATCGGGTCGTGGACGAGCTGACGGCTCTCGGCGTGCGGTTCCAGCATTACGGAGGGGAGATCCAGACCGACGCCAAGGGGATCCATCGCGGCAAGGGACCCGTGATCGCCTGGTTCCAGGATCCGGCCGGGAACATCCTCTCCGTGCTGGAGAAGAAGTAG
- the serS gene encoding serine--tRNA ligase, whose translation MLDAKRVRTDRDRVEEAIRYKKVPVDLPRYLERDERRRELLVRTEALKHRKNEASEEIGRKKRSGEDAATAIAAMKGVSEEIKALDSELAEVDAELDRLSKWIPNVPHPSTPRAEADGNQVVRSWGEPKKFDFAPKPHWDLATSLGLLDFERAGKIAGAGFLLFTGKGARLERALINFMIDLHTRDHGYTEVWPPHLVRSDCLESTGQLPKLAEDMYRIADEDLYLNPTAEVPVTNIYREEIVDGGKLPIRLVGYCASYRREAGSYGRDTRGMIRVHQFDKVELVKIVRPETSYDEHESLCRDAEDVLRALGFAYRVVLLAAGDLSFAAAKCYDLETWAPGEGRWLEVSSCSNFEDFQARRAGIRFRTETGKAELAHTLNASGLALPRTFATLLENGQTERGTVLLPEPLVPYMGGMRELTPD comes from the coding sequence ATGCTCGACGCCAAGCGCGTCCGCACCGATCGCGACAGGGTCGAGGAGGCGATCCGGTACAAGAAGGTGCCGGTCGATCTTCCCCGGTATCTCGAGCGCGACGAGCGGCGGCGCGAGCTGTTGGTCCGGACTGAGGCCCTGAAGCACCGGAAGAACGAAGCCTCGGAAGAGATCGGCCGGAAGAAGCGCAGCGGCGAGGATGCCGCCACCGCGATCGCCGCGATGAAGGGGGTGAGCGAGGAGATCAAGGCGCTCGACTCCGAGCTGGCGGAAGTGGACGCGGAGCTGGACCGCCTCTCCAAGTGGATCCCGAACGTTCCCCATCCCTCGACGCCACGCGCTGAGGCGGACGGGAACCAGGTCGTCCGCTCGTGGGGCGAGCCGAAGAAATTCGATTTCGCGCCCAAGCCGCACTGGGACCTCGCGACCTCGCTCGGCCTCCTCGATTTCGAGCGCGCCGGCAAGATCGCGGGGGCCGGCTTCCTGCTCTTCACGGGGAAGGGAGCCCGGCTGGAGCGCGCGCTCATCAACTTCATGATCGATCTGCACACACGAGACCACGGCTACACCGAGGTCTGGCCGCCGCACCTGGTCCGCTCCGACTGCCTGGAATCGACGGGGCAGCTCCCGAAGCTGGCCGAGGACATGTACCGCATCGCCGACGAGGACCTGTACCTGAACCCGACGGCGGAGGTCCCCGTCACCAACATCTACCGCGAAGAGATCGTGGACGGGGGGAAGCTGCCGATCCGCCTCGTGGGCTACTGCGCGTCGTACCGCCGCGAGGCGGGCTCGTACGGGCGCGACACGCGCGGGATGATCCGCGTGCACCAGTTCGACAAGGTCGAGCTGGTCAAGATCGTGCGGCCGGAGACGAGCTACGACGAGCACGAGTCGCTCTGCCGGGACGCCGAGGACGTGCTGCGGGCCCTGGGGTTCGCCTACCGCGTGGTGCTGCTCGCCGCGGGCGATCTCTCCTTCGCCGCGGCGAAGTGCTACGACCTCGAGACCTGGGCGCCCGGCGAGGGGCGGTGGCTGGAAGTTTCCTCCTGCAGCAACTTCGAGGACTTCCAGGCGCGCCGCGCGGGGATCCGCTTCCGCACCGAGACGGGCAAGGCGGAGCTGGCCCACACCCTGAACGCGTCGGGTCTCGCCCTGCCGCGGACCTTCGCCACCCTACTCGAGAACGGCCAGACGGAGCGCGGGACGGTCCTCCTTCCCGAGCCGCTGGTTCCCTACATGGGCGGAATGCGCGAGCTGACCCCGGACTAG
- a CDS encoding DUF971 domain-containing protein yields MARALLPEETTPVELKKKGGERFTIRWEDGHESVYPARTLRGRCPCAQCVSETTGERLVFEEHVDPSVFIAAARTVGNYALHFDWSDGHTTGIYAFDYLRRICPCAACAGQAG; encoded by the coding sequence ATGGCCCGCGCCCTCCTGCCCGAGGAGACGACCCCCGTGGAGCTGAAGAAGAAGGGGGGCGAGCGCTTCACGATCCGCTGGGAGGACGGGCACGAGTCGGTCTACCCCGCGCGCACGCTGCGCGGCCGCTGTCCGTGCGCCCAGTGCGTCAGCGAGACCACCGGCGAGCGCCTCGTCTTCGAGGAGCACGTGGACCCGAGCGTCTTCATCGCCGCCGCGCGCACCGTCGGGAACTACGCGCTCCACTTCGACTGGAGCGACGGCCACACGACCGGAATCTACGCCTTCGACTACCTCCGCCGCATCTGCCCGTGCGCCGCCTGCGCGGGCCAGGCGGGCTGA